The following are from one region of the Pygocentrus nattereri isolate fPygNat1 chromosome 20, fPygNat1.pri, whole genome shotgun sequence genome:
- the scarb2a gene encoding lysosome membrane protein 2a, with amino-acid sequence MTRRSCAIYATGIVCAFLLIVGIVLLVTQVFQIMINERIKKEITLAENSRVLSSWINPPVPVYMQYFFFNVTNPEEFLAGRAKPHVTQMGPYTYREYRPRENVTFLENGTKVFATNPKSFVFLPDMSVGDPEVDLLTTPNIPFIAVMNEMHSYSFFVRTLVSVFIKSMGVEMFMTRTVHEFLWGFKDPLMAKLHTLKPEVDEYFGLMYKKNGTHEGEFVFHTGEKNYMDYGKIETWNGIRQMNWWSSDQSNMINGTDGSVFHTFLSRKELLYIFAADLCRSIHLAYVNDTEVKGIPAFRFAPPPDVLAAPDENPNNAGFCVPAGDCLGKGVLKVSVCREGAPIVVSFPHFYQADRKYIDAIEGMNPNKEEHETYLDLNPTTGVPIRACKRAQLNVIMKRVPGFPQTKFLNETIFPIMYVNETATIDDDSATQMKTLLLIEKIVPNFPMIILGMGTILLLVLILLVCRNRQRKNEVKRIDFTEAFHSFATTKDDTAYTPVSNKSDDSPETHTNQPLKNGSYIAMSPVEAQKC; translated from the exons ATGACGAGAAGGTCTTGTGCCATTTACGCCACCGGGATTGTGTGCGCCTTTCTGCTAATCGTGGGGATCGTCCTCCTGGTGACTCAGGTCTTCCAAATAATGATTAATGAACGGATAAAAAAG GAGATCACGCTAGCTGAGAACAGTCGAGTACTGAGTAGCTGGATTAACCCACCAGTTCCAGTATACATGCAGTATTTCTTCTTCAATGTCACCAACCCTGAAGAATTCTTGGCTGGCCGAGCAAAGCCCCATGTAACCCAAATGGGCCCTTACACTTACAG GGAGTACAGGCCACGGGAGAATGTGACATTCTTGGAGAATGGCACAAAGGTCTTTGCTACGAATCCCAAGAGTTTTGTCTTTCTTCCCGATATGTCCGTGGGAGACCCTGAGGTGGACTTATTGACCACCCCCAACATCCCATTCATT GCTGTGATGAACGAGATGCACTCCTATTCTTTCTTTGTCCGCACGCTGGTCTCCGTGTTTATAAAGTCAATGGGTGTGGAAATGTTCATGACACGCACCGTACACGAGTTCCTATGGGGCTTCAAGGACCCACTTATGGCTAAACTCCATACTTTGAAGCCAGAAGTAGATGAGTACTTTGGCCTTATGTATAAG AAAAATGGAACCCATGAAGGTGAATTTGTCTTCCATACTGGAGAGAAGAACTATATGGACTATGGCAAGATTGAAACATGGAATGGCATAAG GCAGATGAATTGGTGGTCATCAGATCAGAGTAACATGATCAATGGCACAGATGGCAGCGTTTTCCACACCTTCCTGTCCAGGAAAGAGCTCCTCTATATTTTCGCTGCAGATCTGTGCCG GTCTATCCATCTTGCTTACGTGAATGATACAGAAGTGAAGGGAATTCCTGCCTTTCGCTTTGCGCCTCCACCTGATGTCCTGGCTGCCCCGGATGAGAACCCCAACAATGCTGGTTTCTGTGTTCCTGCTGGGGACTGCCTGGGCAAAGGAGTGCTTAAAGTCAGCGTTTGCCGTGAAG GAGCACCTATAGTGGTGTCATTCCCACATTTTTACCAAGCTGATAGAAAGTACATTGATGCCATCGAAGGAATGAACCCAAACAAGGAAGAACACGAAACTTACCTCGATCTTAACCCG ACTACTGGGGTCCCAATTCGTGCCTGTAAGAGAGCCCAGCTAAATGTTATAATGAAGAGAGTCCCTGGATTCCC ACAAACAAAATTTTTGAATGAAACTATCTTCCCCATTATGTATGTCAATGAG ACTGCAACCATCGATGATGACTCTGCCACCCAAATGAAAACTCTACTCTTAATTGAGAAAATTGTGCCAAATTTTCCCATGATCATTTTGGGAATGGGCACCATCTTACTGCTGGTCCTGATCCTCCTGGTGTGCAGAAACCGTCAGAGAAAG AATGAAGTAAAACGTATTGATTTTACAGAAGCTTTTCATTCTTTTGCT ACAACGAAAGACGACACGGCCTACACTCCAGTCAGCAACAAATCAGATGACTCGCCCGAAACCCACACTAATCAGCCTCTGAAGAACGGCTCCTACATTGCCATGTCGCCAGTGGAAGCACAGAAGTGTTGA
- the LOC108423630 gene encoding serine/threonine-protein phosphatase with EF-hands 2 isoform X2 codes for MEMRRRYAWNIFQSIEYAGQQDQIKLYNFLGYLVDNFTPSSTERNLISHIFRENEVCRDTEWERYFDYRNIEVPEIYSGPRLSFPLDADQAADLVEAFRNKQQLHSHYVLQLLVETWKLLRVLPNITRISTCHSKEITICGDLHGQLEDLILIFYKNGMPSLEKPYVFNGDFVDRGKDSIEILLILFAFLLVYPGEVHLNRGNHEDHIINLRYGFTKEVLGKYKMHGKRILKLLQKIFSWLPLATVIDQKVLIVHGGISDTTDLALVARVDRHRYVSALRPPKKRFSHFVRSSVDSEVDEDMMGSKYSILNRRRASLTYFRPFPFRESFQCRSLQDFSATVARTMEEEMEVRRRQAALTYPGYSLSCRHLNTSIPSESESNSVDTFENINNEWKQILDLLWSDPMMPNGCMPNEVRGGGCYWGPNVTEEFLNKHNLQLIIRSHECKQDGYEFCHNRKVLTIFSASNYYEVGSNRGAFIRLGPDLVPYFIQYQANSMTREMSVRQSVRRTEHSALKVLREQLFSHKSDLLSAFQEYDKENTGLISLNDWGSAVGKVLHLDLPWRMLRSQLITTATDDMLDYNNWFRNLPIKEPSCEHIEQTLLETLYRHRSTLETIFRIVDTDNSGVISFEDFCQTWKLLSVYLKMEISEEAINDLVVSTDTNKDGSIDIDEFMESFRLVDRNMLERGKSSFIRRSEDQDGPPEEQPQHTTGREGGLPVPPQ; via the exons ATGGAGATGAGGCGCAGATACGCCTGGAACATCTTCCAGTCCATAGAGTATGCCGGGCAGCAGGACCAGATCAag CTGTATAATTTTCTCGGTTACCTTGTGGATAACTTCACACCTTCCAGTACTGAAA GAAACCTGATCTCTCACATCTTCAGAGAAAATGAAGTATGCCGAGACACAGAGTGGGAGAGATACTTTGACTACAGGAATATTGAGGTGCCAGAAATCTACTCAGGCCCACGGCTATCCTTTCCACTGGATGCAGATCAAGCTGCTGATCTCGTAGAGGCCTTCCGAAACAAACAA cAGCTCCATTCTCATTACGTTCTTCAACTTCTTGTGGAAACATGGAAGTTGCTCAGAGTTCTGCCAAATATCACCCGAATCTCAACCTGCCATAGCAAAGAAATCACAATATGTG GTGACTTGCACGGACAATTAGAGGACTTGATACTAATATTTTACAAG AATGGGATGCCGTCGCTGGAGAAGCCATATGTTTTCAATGGAGACTTTGTAGATCGAGGCAAGGACTCCATTGAGATTCTACTCATTTTGTTTGCTTTCTTGTTGGTATATCCTGGAGAAGTTCACCTTAATCGAGGAAATCATGAAGATCACATAATAAACCTGAG GTATGGTTTTACCAAAGAAGTGCTGGGCAAATACAAG ATGCACGGTAAGCGTATCTTAAAGCTACTGCAGAAGATCTTCAGCTGGTTGCCCCTGGCAACAGTGATTGATCAGAAGGTGCTGATAGTCCATGGAGGGATCTCAGACACGACTGACCTGGCTCTGGTCGCCAGAGTGGACAGGCACCGA TATGTATCTGCTCTGAGGCCTCCAAAGAAGAGGTTTAGCCACTTTGTTCGGTCTTCAGTGGACTCAGAGGTAGATGAGGACATGATGGGCTCTAAATACAGCATACTGAACAGGAGGCGAGCCTCTCTGACCTATTTCAGGCCCTTTCCTTTCCGCGAAAGCTTCCAGTGCCGCTCCTTGCAGGATTTTTCAGCCACTGTTGCCCGGACCATGGAAGAGGAGATGGAGGTCCGGCGTAGGCAGGCCGCCCTGACCTACCCTGGATACAGCCTGTCCTGCAGACACCTAAACACGTCCATACCATCTGAATCAGAATCAAACTCTGTAGACACTTTTGAAAACATCAACAATGAGTGGAAACAG ATACTGGACTTGCTGTGGAGTGACCCCATGATGCCAAATGGCTGCATGCCCAATGAAGTCCGTGGTGGAGGCTGTTACTGGGGTCCCAATGTGACGGAGGAGTTTTTGAACAAACACAATCTGCAGCTCATCATCCGTTCCCACGAATGCAAACAAGACGGATATGAGTTCTGCCACAACCGCAAG GTTCTCACCATTTTCTCTGCCTCCAACTACTATGAGGTGGGCAGTAACAGGGGAGCGTTCATCAGGCTTGGTCCAGACCTAGTGCCTTACTTCATCCAGTACCAGGCCAACAGCATGACCCGTGAAATGAGTGTCAGGCAAAG TGTCAGACGGACGGAGCACTCAGCTCTGAAAGTCCTGAGAGAGCAGCTGTTTTCACACAAGTCAGACCTCCTCAGTGCCTTCCAGGAATACGATAAGGAGAACACAG GCCTCATTTCTCTGAATGACTGGGGAAGTGCAGTGGGTAAGGTGCTGCATCTGGACTTGCCCTGGAGAATGCTGCGCTCTCAACTTATCACCACTGCCACTGATGACATGCTGGACTACAACAACTGGTTCCGTAACCTCCCCATAAAGGAGCCAAGCTGTGAG CACATTGAGCAGACGTTGTTGGAGACGCTTTACAGACACCGCTCCACTCTGGAGACCATCTTCAGAATAGTGGACACAGACAACTCAG GTGTCATTTCTTTCGAAGACTTCTGTCAGACATGGAAACTCCTTAGCGTCTATTTGAAGATGGAGATTTCTGAGGAAGCCATCAATGATTTGGTGGTCAGCACTGACACAAACAAAGATGGCAGCATAGACATTGATGAGTTCATGGAGTCCTTTCGGCTGGTGGACAGAAACATGTTAGAAAGGGGCAAAAGCTCATTCATACGTAGGTCAGAGGACCAGGATGGACCTCCAGAAGAGCAGCCCCAACACACAACAGGACGAGAAGGTGGACTTCCTGTTCCACCACAATAG
- the LOC108423630 gene encoding serine/threonine-protein phosphatase with EF-hands 2 isoform X1 → MGCGVTKGSEFHKRYDKDGNIISVKISAAITIRAAVLIQRWYRQYVARMEMRRRYAWNIFQSIEYAGQQDQIKLYNFLGYLVDNFTPSSTERNLISHIFRENEVCRDTEWERYFDYRNIEVPEIYSGPRLSFPLDADQAADLVEAFRNKQQLHSHYVLQLLVETWKLLRVLPNITRISTCHSKEITICGDLHGQLEDLILIFYKNGMPSLEKPYVFNGDFVDRGKDSIEILLILFAFLLVYPGEVHLNRGNHEDHIINLRYGFTKEVLGKYKMHGKRILKLLQKIFSWLPLATVIDQKVLIVHGGISDTTDLALVARVDRHRYVSALRPPKKRFSHFVRSSVDSEVDEDMMGSKYSILNRRRASLTYFRPFPFRESFQCRSLQDFSATVARTMEEEMEVRRRQAALTYPGYSLSCRHLNTSIPSESESNSVDTFENINNEWKQILDLLWSDPMMPNGCMPNEVRGGGCYWGPNVTEEFLNKHNLQLIIRSHECKQDGYEFCHNRKVLTIFSASNYYEVGSNRGAFIRLGPDLVPYFIQYQANSMTREMSVRQSVRRTEHSALKVLREQLFSHKSDLLSAFQEYDKENTGLISLNDWGSAVGKVLHLDLPWRMLRSQLITTATDDMLDYNNWFRNLPIKEPSCEHIEQTLLETLYRHRSTLETIFRIVDTDNSGVISFEDFCQTWKLLSVYLKMEISEEAINDLVVSTDTNKDGSIDIDEFMESFRLVDRNMLERGKSSFIRRSEDQDGPPEEQPQHTTGREGGLPVPPQ, encoded by the exons CAATCCGAGCTGCAGTTCTGATCCAGCGCTGGTACCGGCAGTATGTGGCTCGCATGGAGATGAGGCGCAGATACGCCTGGAACATCTTCCAGTCCATAGAGTATGCCGGGCAGCAGGACCAGATCAag CTGTATAATTTTCTCGGTTACCTTGTGGATAACTTCACACCTTCCAGTACTGAAA GAAACCTGATCTCTCACATCTTCAGAGAAAATGAAGTATGCCGAGACACAGAGTGGGAGAGATACTTTGACTACAGGAATATTGAGGTGCCAGAAATCTACTCAGGCCCACGGCTATCCTTTCCACTGGATGCAGATCAAGCTGCTGATCTCGTAGAGGCCTTCCGAAACAAACAA cAGCTCCATTCTCATTACGTTCTTCAACTTCTTGTGGAAACATGGAAGTTGCTCAGAGTTCTGCCAAATATCACCCGAATCTCAACCTGCCATAGCAAAGAAATCACAATATGTG GTGACTTGCACGGACAATTAGAGGACTTGATACTAATATTTTACAAG AATGGGATGCCGTCGCTGGAGAAGCCATATGTTTTCAATGGAGACTTTGTAGATCGAGGCAAGGACTCCATTGAGATTCTACTCATTTTGTTTGCTTTCTTGTTGGTATATCCTGGAGAAGTTCACCTTAATCGAGGAAATCATGAAGATCACATAATAAACCTGAG GTATGGTTTTACCAAAGAAGTGCTGGGCAAATACAAG ATGCACGGTAAGCGTATCTTAAAGCTACTGCAGAAGATCTTCAGCTGGTTGCCCCTGGCAACAGTGATTGATCAGAAGGTGCTGATAGTCCATGGAGGGATCTCAGACACGACTGACCTGGCTCTGGTCGCCAGAGTGGACAGGCACCGA TATGTATCTGCTCTGAGGCCTCCAAAGAAGAGGTTTAGCCACTTTGTTCGGTCTTCAGTGGACTCAGAGGTAGATGAGGACATGATGGGCTCTAAATACAGCATACTGAACAGGAGGCGAGCCTCTCTGACCTATTTCAGGCCCTTTCCTTTCCGCGAAAGCTTCCAGTGCCGCTCCTTGCAGGATTTTTCAGCCACTGTTGCCCGGACCATGGAAGAGGAGATGGAGGTCCGGCGTAGGCAGGCCGCCCTGACCTACCCTGGATACAGCCTGTCCTGCAGACACCTAAACACGTCCATACCATCTGAATCAGAATCAAACTCTGTAGACACTTTTGAAAACATCAACAATGAGTGGAAACAG ATACTGGACTTGCTGTGGAGTGACCCCATGATGCCAAATGGCTGCATGCCCAATGAAGTCCGTGGTGGAGGCTGTTACTGGGGTCCCAATGTGACGGAGGAGTTTTTGAACAAACACAATCTGCAGCTCATCATCCGTTCCCACGAATGCAAACAAGACGGATATGAGTTCTGCCACAACCGCAAG GTTCTCACCATTTTCTCTGCCTCCAACTACTATGAGGTGGGCAGTAACAGGGGAGCGTTCATCAGGCTTGGTCCAGACCTAGTGCCTTACTTCATCCAGTACCAGGCCAACAGCATGACCCGTGAAATGAGTGTCAGGCAAAG TGTCAGACGGACGGAGCACTCAGCTCTGAAAGTCCTGAGAGAGCAGCTGTTTTCACACAAGTCAGACCTCCTCAGTGCCTTCCAGGAATACGATAAGGAGAACACAG GCCTCATTTCTCTGAATGACTGGGGAAGTGCAGTGGGTAAGGTGCTGCATCTGGACTTGCCCTGGAGAATGCTGCGCTCTCAACTTATCACCACTGCCACTGATGACATGCTGGACTACAACAACTGGTTCCGTAACCTCCCCATAAAGGAGCCAAGCTGTGAG CACATTGAGCAGACGTTGTTGGAGACGCTTTACAGACACCGCTCCACTCTGGAGACCATCTTCAGAATAGTGGACACAGACAACTCAG GTGTCATTTCTTTCGAAGACTTCTGTCAGACATGGAAACTCCTTAGCGTCTATTTGAAGATGGAGATTTCTGAGGAAGCCATCAATGATTTGGTGGTCAGCACTGACACAAACAAAGATGGCAGCATAGACATTGATGAGTTCATGGAGTCCTTTCGGCTGGTGGACAGAAACATGTTAGAAAGGGGCAAAAGCTCATTCATACGTAGGTCAGAGGACCAGGATGGACCTCCAGAAGAGCAGCCCCAACACACAACAGGACGAGAAGGTGGACTTCCTGTTCCACCACAATAG
- the LOC108423630 gene encoding serine/threonine-protein phosphatase with EF-hands 2 isoform X3, protein MPGSRTRSRENEVCRDTEWERYFDYRNIEVPEIYSGPRLSFPLDADQAADLVEAFRNKQQLHSHYVLQLLVETWKLLRVLPNITRISTCHSKEITICGDLHGQLEDLILIFYKNGMPSLEKPYVFNGDFVDRGKDSIEILLILFAFLLVYPGEVHLNRGNHEDHIINLRYGFTKEVLGKYKMHGKRILKLLQKIFSWLPLATVIDQKVLIVHGGISDTTDLALVARVDRHRYVSALRPPKKRFSHFVRSSVDSEVDEDMMGSKYSILNRRRASLTYFRPFPFRESFQCRSLQDFSATVARTMEEEMEVRRRQAALTYPGYSLSCRHLNTSIPSESESNSVDTFENINNEWKQILDLLWSDPMMPNGCMPNEVRGGGCYWGPNVTEEFLNKHNLQLIIRSHECKQDGYEFCHNRKVLTIFSASNYYEVGSNRGAFIRLGPDLVPYFIQYQANSMTREMSVRQSVRRTEHSALKVLREQLFSHKSDLLSAFQEYDKENTGLISLNDWGSAVGKVLHLDLPWRMLRSQLITTATDDMLDYNNWFRNLPIKEPSCEHIEQTLLETLYRHRSTLETIFRIVDTDNSGVISFEDFCQTWKLLSVYLKMEISEEAINDLVVSTDTNKDGSIDIDEFMESFRLVDRNMLERGKSSFIRRSEDQDGPPEEQPQHTTGREGGLPVPPQ, encoded by the exons ATGCCGGGCAGCAGGACCAGATCAag AGAAAATGAAGTATGCCGAGACACAGAGTGGGAGAGATACTTTGACTACAGGAATATTGAGGTGCCAGAAATCTACTCAGGCCCACGGCTATCCTTTCCACTGGATGCAGATCAAGCTGCTGATCTCGTAGAGGCCTTCCGAAACAAACAA cAGCTCCATTCTCATTACGTTCTTCAACTTCTTGTGGAAACATGGAAGTTGCTCAGAGTTCTGCCAAATATCACCCGAATCTCAACCTGCCATAGCAAAGAAATCACAATATGTG GTGACTTGCACGGACAATTAGAGGACTTGATACTAATATTTTACAAG AATGGGATGCCGTCGCTGGAGAAGCCATATGTTTTCAATGGAGACTTTGTAGATCGAGGCAAGGACTCCATTGAGATTCTACTCATTTTGTTTGCTTTCTTGTTGGTATATCCTGGAGAAGTTCACCTTAATCGAGGAAATCATGAAGATCACATAATAAACCTGAG GTATGGTTTTACCAAAGAAGTGCTGGGCAAATACAAG ATGCACGGTAAGCGTATCTTAAAGCTACTGCAGAAGATCTTCAGCTGGTTGCCCCTGGCAACAGTGATTGATCAGAAGGTGCTGATAGTCCATGGAGGGATCTCAGACACGACTGACCTGGCTCTGGTCGCCAGAGTGGACAGGCACCGA TATGTATCTGCTCTGAGGCCTCCAAAGAAGAGGTTTAGCCACTTTGTTCGGTCTTCAGTGGACTCAGAGGTAGATGAGGACATGATGGGCTCTAAATACAGCATACTGAACAGGAGGCGAGCCTCTCTGACCTATTTCAGGCCCTTTCCTTTCCGCGAAAGCTTCCAGTGCCGCTCCTTGCAGGATTTTTCAGCCACTGTTGCCCGGACCATGGAAGAGGAGATGGAGGTCCGGCGTAGGCAGGCCGCCCTGACCTACCCTGGATACAGCCTGTCCTGCAGACACCTAAACACGTCCATACCATCTGAATCAGAATCAAACTCTGTAGACACTTTTGAAAACATCAACAATGAGTGGAAACAG ATACTGGACTTGCTGTGGAGTGACCCCATGATGCCAAATGGCTGCATGCCCAATGAAGTCCGTGGTGGAGGCTGTTACTGGGGTCCCAATGTGACGGAGGAGTTTTTGAACAAACACAATCTGCAGCTCATCATCCGTTCCCACGAATGCAAACAAGACGGATATGAGTTCTGCCACAACCGCAAG GTTCTCACCATTTTCTCTGCCTCCAACTACTATGAGGTGGGCAGTAACAGGGGAGCGTTCATCAGGCTTGGTCCAGACCTAGTGCCTTACTTCATCCAGTACCAGGCCAACAGCATGACCCGTGAAATGAGTGTCAGGCAAAG TGTCAGACGGACGGAGCACTCAGCTCTGAAAGTCCTGAGAGAGCAGCTGTTTTCACACAAGTCAGACCTCCTCAGTGCCTTCCAGGAATACGATAAGGAGAACACAG GCCTCATTTCTCTGAATGACTGGGGAAGTGCAGTGGGTAAGGTGCTGCATCTGGACTTGCCCTGGAGAATGCTGCGCTCTCAACTTATCACCACTGCCACTGATGACATGCTGGACTACAACAACTGGTTCCGTAACCTCCCCATAAAGGAGCCAAGCTGTGAG CACATTGAGCAGACGTTGTTGGAGACGCTTTACAGACACCGCTCCACTCTGGAGACCATCTTCAGAATAGTGGACACAGACAACTCAG GTGTCATTTCTTTCGAAGACTTCTGTCAGACATGGAAACTCCTTAGCGTCTATTTGAAGATGGAGATTTCTGAGGAAGCCATCAATGATTTGGTGGTCAGCACTGACACAAACAAAGATGGCAGCATAGACATTGATGAGTTCATGGAGTCCTTTCGGCTGGTGGACAGAAACATGTTAGAAAGGGGCAAAAGCTCATTCATACGTAGGTCAGAGGACCAGGATGGACCTCCAGAAGAGCAGCCCCAACACACAACAGGACGAGAAGGTGGACTTCCTGTTCCACCACAATAG